A single genomic interval of Adhaeribacter pallidiroseus harbors:
- a CDS encoding right-handed parallel beta-helix repeat-containing protein, translating to MLKPLLLSTILLFSLVSTSVYAKILRVGYPGQAKEGIDYPDFQKAHDAAATGDVIQIYQHYGSISGGNVTKKLTIIGFGYLLDKNTGLQAINTPDTNAIYLYFQAGSKGSSVQGLYISGLQIYTNDITVSRCRISYAYLYNNESPLSGLTFKGCYFDGNLQETSQVTKISNLYIVNNIFRSGISLPNSSGFFANNISAYYYSNINLNSFLVKNNIFYDNSIAANGNIFENNIFFFADNATIIGTGNKFSVDMSTVFTNWNNSTIEADNQLTLKAGSPAKGAGKKNDGKVTDAGIFGGEEGDVYKLSGIPDVPAIYKLTAPSKTANTNPYTISVGVRSNN from the coding sequence ATGCTAAAACCGCTACTACTTTCTACTATTCTACTTTTTTCGCTTGTTTCCACGAGTGTTTATGCTAAAATTCTCCGGGTAGGTTATCCCGGACAGGCCAAGGAGGGCATTGATTATCCTGATTTTCAAAAAGCCCATGATGCAGCAGCAACTGGGGATGTAATACAAATTTACCAGCATTATGGGAGTATTTCGGGTGGAAACGTTACAAAGAAACTAACTATAATTGGATTTGGTTACCTGCTGGATAAAAACACTGGCCTACAGGCTATAAATACTCCAGATACTAATGCTATTTATCTATATTTTCAAGCGGGCTCCAAAGGTTCTTCTGTGCAGGGACTTTACATAAGTGGGCTGCAAATTTATACAAATGATATAACTGTTAGCAGGTGTAGAATAAGTTATGCCTATTTATACAATAACGAATCACCCTTATCTGGCCTTACGTTTAAAGGTTGTTATTTCGATGGTAATTTACAGGAAACCTCCCAGGTAACTAAAATATCTAATTTATATATAGTTAACAACATTTTTAGAAGTGGAATTTCATTACCTAATTCATCTGGTTTTTTTGCTAATAATATTTCAGCATATTATTATTCCAATATTAACCTTAACTCTTTTTTAGTTAAGAATAATATCTTTTATGATAATTCTATAGCTGCTAATGGAAATATTTTTGAAAATAATATTTTCTTTTTTGCAGACAATGCCACAATAATTGGTACCGGCAATAAGTTTAGCGTGGACATGTCCACGGTCTTCACCAACTGGAATAATAGTACCATTGAGGCCGATAATCAGTTGACCTTAAAAGCGGGCAGTCCGGCGAAAGGTGCCGGTAAAAAGAACGACGGAAAAGTTACCGATGCCGGAATTTTTGGCGGCGAAGAAGGCGATGTTTACAAGTTAAGCGGCATCCCGGATGTACCCGCCATCTACAAATTAACAGCTCCTTCCAAAACAGCAAATACCAATCCTTACACCATTTCGGTGGGTGTGCGCAGTAATAATTAG
- a CDS encoding PIG-L deacetylase family protein translates to MRKFLLGLLLFLNFTYPLMAQNNKIRVLVFGAHPDDCDISSGGLAALYVAGGHAVKFVSLTNGDKGHHQMGGGELAQRRYKETQEVARRLGVTYEVLENHDGELLPTLENRLEVIRRIREWKADVVIAPRPNDYHPDHRYTGVLVQDASFLVIVPNILSGVPALPNNPVFLYTRDNFQRPNPFRPDIAVDISSVFPKKLEALDAHVSQVYEWLPWIDHDTSVPANAADRKKWLANRWLTRSQPNPEIRQTLEKWYGKEQAAKVTQAEAFEICEYGKKPSEDDIRRLFPMLLAKP, encoded by the coding sequence ATGAGAAAATTTTTACTCGGATTATTACTTTTTTTAAATTTTACCTATCCGCTGATGGCTCAAAACAACAAAATCCGGGTGCTGGTGTTTGGCGCGCATCCCGATGATTGCGATATTTCGAGTGGCGGCTTAGCGGCTTTGTACGTAGCGGGTGGGCACGCGGTAAAGTTTGTTTCCTTAACCAACGGCGATAAAGGTCACCACCAAATGGGTGGCGGCGAACTGGCGCAAAGGCGCTATAAAGAAACCCAGGAAGTGGCCCGCCGCCTCGGTGTTACTTACGAAGTACTCGAGAACCACGACGGCGAATTGCTGCCCACCCTGGAAAACCGCCTGGAAGTAATTCGGCGCATCCGGGAATGGAAAGCCGATGTGGTAATTGCGCCCCGTCCCAACGATTACCACCCCGACCACCGCTATACCGGCGTATTGGTGCAAGATGCTTCTTTCCTGGTGATAGTGCCCAATATTTTGAGTGGCGTACCGGCTTTACCTAATAACCCGGTATTTTTGTATACCCGGGATAATTTTCAGCGGCCTAACCCTTTCCGGCCCGACATTGCCGTGGATATTTCCAGTGTTTTTCCAAAAAAATTAGAGGCCTTGGATGCCCATGTGTCGCAGGTATACGAGTGGCTGCCCTGGATTGACCATGATACCTCGGTACCCGCTAATGCGGCCGACCGGAAGAAATGGCTGGCTAACCGCTGGTTAACCCGCTCGCAACCCAACCCCGAGATACGGCAAACCTTAGAAAAATGGTATGGCAAAGAACAAGCCGCCAAAGTAACCCAAGCCGAAGCTTTTGAAATTTGCGAATACGGCAAAAAACCCTCCGAAGACGACATTCGTCGCTTGTTCCCGATGCTGTTGGCTAAGCCTTAA
- a CDS encoding CARDB domain-containing protein, with protein sequence MCIGTPLNVTFWLRVTQSGLLFFLFLVVLFGNNPVQAQSNITRVEYYIDTDPGYGAGTPLTISPSKQLNDLSVSINPNSLANGVHELVVRAKNANEVWGLNQRWLFFKPYTSSDSPVKVSNITYAEYYLDTDPGFEKATPLALSPATDLSNLLININPTGLTSGVHQLNFRAKNANGAWSLTQRWLFLKPFTNTDKPNPAGNITRVEWYLDTDPGFGNGKQVNSTSATDLSNVLININPEDLSSGVHQLNVRAKDASEKWSLAQRWLFLKPFTNTDKPTPAGDITRVEWYLDNDPGFGSGKQVNITPATDISNVLININPEELTNGVHQLNVRAKDANEKWSLTQRWLLLKPYPKSVDPAPLAKISYLEYYIGKDPGLEKGTPIPTMQSTDIQDLNIPVDISALEIGDYTVFVRAKDTNGKWSLTNSWDFKVADVKLAISIGEVKNSFCAGNTLAIPFTIKGLYGNSNVFTAQLSNSIGDFKTFTNIGTLTSTKAGTINATIPVHIPAGIGYRVRIVASSPADTSGMNSKPITIGRPPEQYFTITGKTNTCLGTETYAVSEVEIGNVKYRWQLSGGGTIDTTGAKSSAKITWTKPGVYTLKFTPANACGIGSERTLQVAVFSTKPTLTPTITANNRSLQASAANTANGVASYQWYKDGVAIPNAVDASYYAGEDGSYTVQYTNACGAGPISKAVNIPVIEVPKTPDLVVQNVSSSKTVLAPNEEVTVTWQVGNIGEKPSTVDWTEQLYMQSPDGQNRTLLKQLEFANSKILSIGQTLARSEKFKIPAQFNIGNKGVFVVELVPGAAVQEGPGGNTNNTGVQTTPWTVKKLLTLELTTAQLTEGSSEKITAIVNRTGSLTSPLTVNIQLSQSGRFSFPATVTIPAGQAGSSFTIAAPDNKNLEGTLAAVLKITAPDFPEAKANITVLDNDKPSLTITQLPAKATEGQTITFKVATNLAPTQALEVFLTSDQPKRFAVAPEITIPSGSLSREVTVKLEQDSIPEVDAEVSITAGAGNHNSATATIQIKDDDLPGLELVIQTNLVAEAAGLYATKATLRRKANSSPVAFTANISANVLNSLLLPTSISLAAGENEKTFDIGVVDNSQAEGDKKVTITAAMFVASCGCSAPPASSGAVSATLTVTDNDGAALQVSADPLTLPEGKVNAGLLRITRNTATTTALTVNVTSSNTQEATVPATATIPAGKVFVEVPITTIKDATADGNQQVYFQAKATGFSTGSAWVMVSDLNKPDLQISSVVLPEKSLQAMAVFNYQFSVKNTGSVTAPTGAVVRGYLSQDDLIDDQDTLIIEDITKEPIPAGQTITIPNAIPAPNLPGTYKLLLWVNPEASLTELLLTNNTSKPVNLNIKPDYTVTAQVNAAYFLKNTTIPVTGSAVQSDGKPAMNEKVEVYVITQGLRRTIIATTNGTGNYTAEFTPLANEAGHYTVGASFPGMKATKEQDAFDILGVQINEGKIPQFKVVLNDTLRGAVVIKNLSTIRLTNFTLQPVTLPNGAKMLFNTLPTLPGNKSGNLSYKIVGSVLSPGANFEVASLQAVAQEGKIQKNDIFTFARHRKLTW encoded by the coding sequence ATGTGTATAGGTACACCCCTAAATGTCACTTTCTGGTTACGAGTTACCCAGTCAGGCCTCTTATTTTTTCTCTTTTTAGTAGTTCTTTTTGGCAATAATCCGGTACAGGCCCAGTCTAATATTACCCGCGTGGAGTATTATATTGATACCGATCCGGGTTATGGCGCCGGAACTCCTTTAACCATAAGTCCCAGCAAGCAACTGAATGATCTTTCTGTCTCCATCAATCCGAATTCTTTAGCGAACGGGGTGCATGAACTGGTGGTAAGAGCCAAAAATGCCAACGAAGTTTGGGGCTTAAATCAACGCTGGTTGTTTTTCAAACCTTATACTTCTTCCGATTCACCGGTGAAGGTAAGTAACATTACTTACGCCGAATATTATCTGGATACTGACCCGGGATTCGAGAAAGCAACACCTCTCGCGTTGAGTCCGGCTACGGATTTAAGTAATTTATTAATTAATATAAACCCAACTGGTTTAACCAGCGGGGTACACCAGCTAAACTTTCGGGCTAAAAATGCCAATGGTGCGTGGAGCTTAACGCAACGCTGGCTATTTTTAAAACCTTTTACTAACACAGATAAGCCCAATCCTGCAGGCAATATTACGCGGGTAGAATGGTATTTAGATACGGATCCGGGTTTTGGCAACGGCAAGCAAGTAAATAGTACCTCTGCCACCGATTTAAGTAATGTTTTAATCAATATTAATCCGGAGGATTTATCCAGTGGGGTACACCAATTAAATGTAAGAGCTAAGGACGCCAGCGAAAAATGGAGTTTAGCGCAACGGTGGCTATTTTTAAAACCATTTACTAATACGGATAAGCCCACGCCAGCAGGTGATATCACGCGAGTTGAATGGTACCTGGATAATGACCCCGGGTTTGGTTCTGGCAAGCAAGTGAATATTACGCCAGCTACCGATATAAGTAATGTCTTAATAAACATCAACCCGGAGGAGCTAACCAATGGGGTACACCAGTTAAATGTTAGAGCCAAAGATGCGAACGAAAAATGGAGCTTAACGCAGCGGTGGTTACTTTTAAAACCATACCCTAAAAGCGTAGACCCTGCTCCACTCGCCAAAATTTCTTATTTGGAGTACTACATCGGAAAAGATCCCGGCTTGGAGAAAGGGACGCCTATTCCCACAATGCAAAGCACTGATATACAGGACCTGAATATTCCTGTTGATATTAGTGCCTTGGAAATAGGTGATTATACAGTATTTGTAAGAGCAAAAGATACCAACGGCAAATGGAGTTTAACAAATTCGTGGGATTTTAAAGTAGCAGATGTAAAACTTGCCATCTCTATTGGTGAGGTAAAAAATTCTTTTTGTGCGGGAAATACTCTGGCTATTCCGTTTACAATAAAAGGCCTCTACGGGAACAGTAATGTTTTCACCGCTCAGTTATCCAACAGCATCGGCGATTTTAAAACTTTTACCAATATTGGTACTTTAACCAGTACGAAAGCGGGTACTATAAACGCTACCATTCCTGTGCATATACCCGCGGGTATCGGTTATCGGGTCCGGATTGTAGCCAGTTCGCCGGCCGATACTAGCGGCATGAATAGCAAGCCTATCACCATTGGCAGACCACCGGAACAATATTTTACCATTACTGGCAAAACTAATACGTGTTTAGGTACCGAAACCTACGCCGTCAGTGAAGTAGAAATAGGAAATGTGAAGTACCGTTGGCAATTATCGGGTGGCGGTACCATTGATACTACCGGTGCCAAATCATCCGCCAAAATTACCTGGACGAAACCCGGGGTATACACCCTGAAATTTACCCCGGCTAATGCTTGCGGTATTGGCAGCGAAAGAACGCTGCAAGTAGCTGTTTTTAGTACCAAGCCCACTCTTACGCCAACCATTACCGCTAACAATAGGAGCTTGCAAGCGTCGGCGGCTAATACGGCAAATGGAGTGGCTAGCTACCAATGGTATAAAGATGGCGTAGCTATTCCGAATGCGGTAGATGCCTCTTATTATGCCGGAGAGGATGGGAGTTATACTGTACAATATACGAATGCCTGCGGAGCGGGTCCAATATCCAAAGCCGTAAACATTCCGGTTATAGAAGTTCCAAAAACCCCAGATCTAGTAGTTCAAAATGTTTCGTCGAGTAAAACGGTATTAGCTCCCAATGAGGAGGTTACCGTAACTTGGCAAGTAGGCAATATAGGAGAAAAGCCTTCGACAGTGGATTGGACCGAACAGCTTTATATGCAATCGCCCGATGGTCAAAACCGAACCTTGCTCAAACAACTAGAATTTGCGAATTCAAAGATTTTATCGATAGGCCAGACCCTGGCTCGTAGTGAAAAATTTAAAATTCCGGCTCAGTTTAATATTGGTAATAAAGGCGTATTTGTGGTGGAGCTCGTGCCGGGTGCTGCTGTTCAAGAGGGGCCAGGGGGTAACACGAATAACACCGGCGTGCAAACAACTCCTTGGACTGTTAAAAAACTACTCACGCTGGAACTAACCACGGCGCAACTAACCGAAGGTTCCTCCGAAAAAATTACTGCTATCGTAAACCGAACCGGTTCCTTGACTAGTCCGCTGACGGTAAATATTCAACTAAGTCAATCCGGACGTTTTTCTTTTCCTGCCACGGTAACCATCCCGGCGGGTCAGGCCGGCAGTTCGTTTACCATTGCGGCGCCGGATAATAAAAATCTGGAAGGAACTTTAGCCGCTGTTTTAAAAATTACCGCTCCTGATTTTCCGGAAGCAAAAGCCAATATAACTGTTCTGGACAACGATAAACCCAGTTTAACAATCACCCAACTGCCCGCCAAAGCCACCGAAGGACAAACCATTACGTTTAAAGTAGCCACTAATCTGGCACCCACCCAGGCGCTGGAAGTATTTCTGACTTCGGACCAGCCCAAACGTTTTGCCGTTGCCCCGGAGATCACCATACCATCCGGCAGTCTTTCGCGGGAAGTAACCGTTAAGTTGGAGCAAGACAGCATACCCGAGGTAGATGCGGAAGTCAGCATAACGGCCGGCGCCGGGAATCACAACTCAGCAACGGCCACTATCCAAATAAAAGATGATGATTTGCCGGGTTTGGAATTAGTAATACAAACCAACCTGGTGGCAGAAGCCGCTGGTTTGTACGCTACCAAAGCCACTCTCCGCCGGAAGGCTAATAGCAGCCCGGTAGCTTTTACCGCCAACATATCTGCCAATGTGCTAAATTCATTATTACTACCCACCAGTATTTCCCTGGCGGCGGGCGAAAACGAGAAAACGTTTGATATTGGGGTAGTGGATAACAGCCAGGCCGAGGGCGATAAAAAAGTAACGATTACGGCGGCCATGTTTGTGGCATCTTGTGGTTGCAGCGCGCCGCCCGCTTCTTCCGGTGCCGTGTCGGCTACGCTAACGGTAACCGATAATGATGGGGCCGCTTTACAAGTTTCCGCTGATCCGCTCACGCTGCCCGAAGGGAAAGTAAACGCCGGATTACTGCGCATCACCCGGAATACGGCTACAACAACTGCTCTTACCGTAAATGTAACTTCTTCCAATACCCAAGAAGCTACCGTACCCGCTACCGCTACTATTCCGGCGGGTAAAGTTTTTGTGGAGGTGCCCATTACTACCATCAAAGACGCCACTGCCGATGGCAACCAGCAGGTTTACTTCCAGGCCAAGGCTACGGGTTTCTCCACCGGTTCGGCTTGGGTAATGGTTTCGGATTTAAATAAGCCGGATCTCCAGATTTCTTCGGTGGTACTACCCGAAAAATCCCTCCAGGCTATGGCCGTGTTTAACTACCAGTTTTCGGTGAAAAATACCGGTTCGGTTACGGCGCCTACCGGTGCAGTAGTGCGCGGTTATTTATCGCAGGATGATTTGATTGATGACCAGGATACATTGATAATAGAAGATATTACGAAGGAACCCATCCCAGCGGGGCAAACCATTACGATCCCGAATGCTATTCCGGCGCCTAACTTGCCGGGTACGTACAAATTGCTTTTATGGGTGAACCCGGAAGCCAGCTTAACGGAGTTGCTATTAACAAACAACACTTCTAAACCGGTTAACCTTAACATTAAACCGGATTATACGGTTACGGCCCAGGTTAACGCAGCTTATTTTTTAAAAAATACTACAATTCCGGTAACTGGTTCGGCCGTACAGAGCGACGGAAAACCGGCAATGAATGAAAAGGTAGAAGTATACGTCATTACCCAAGGCTTGCGCCGGACTATTATCGCCACCACCAATGGCACCGGTAATTATACGGCCGAGTTTACCCCATTGGCCAATGAAGCTGGCCATTATACGGTGGGCGCCAGCTTCCCGGGCATGAAAGCTACCAAAGAACAAGATGCTTTTGATATTTTGGGTGTACAGATTAACGAGGGCAAAATACCGCAGTTTAAAGTGGTTTTAAACGATACTTTACGTGGTGCGGTGGTGATCAAAAACCTCAGCACCATCCGCCTAACTAACTTTACCCTTCAGCCGGTAACCTTACCGAACGGCGCTAAAATGCTCTTTAACACCTTACCTACATTGCCCGGAAATAAAAGCGGTAACCTATCGTACAAAATAGTGGGTTCGGTTTTGTCGCCGGGGGCTAATTTTGAAGTAGCCAGTTTGCAGGCGGTTGCCCAGGAAGGTAAAATTCAAAAAAACGATATTTTTACTTTTGCCAGGCACCGCAAGCTTACGTGGTAG